One Streptomyces umbrinus genomic window, CCGCGCAGATCGACGCCTTGAACGGAGCCGTCGTCTTCGCCGTCACCCGCACCCCGGCCGAAGCACACCGCGCCGGCCGGCGCGCCGACGCGCGCCTGGTGTGGGGATCTGGCGTACATCCCGGCGTTCCCGAAGCGCTCGATGCCTTCGACCTGGAGCAGTTCCGTGCCACCTTGCGGCACAGCTGCCTCATCGGGGAAGTCGGCCTCGACCGCCGAGGCAATCTCGAGCGGCAGCGCACCGTACTGGCCCAGATCCTGAATGCAGCACGCGACCAGCCCGTCCTGCTGTCGCTGCACAGTACTGGACGGACCGGCCCCCTCCTCGACCTGCTGACCGACCAGCCGCACCCCGGAATGATCCTGCACTGGTTCCTCGGCGGCCCCACCGAGCGGCAACGTGCCATCGACCTGGGCGCCTACTTTTCCGTCAACGCCGCCATGCCCGACGACATCCTGACCTCCCTGCCCCTGGCCTGCCTGCTGCCGGAGACCGACTTCCCGGCCAGCCGACGCACCACCGGCGCAGCGCGCCCCGGCCACATCGACCGGCTCGAACAACGGCTCGCCCAACTCCACGGCGTCACACCGGAACACCTCAGACGACGCTTCTGGCAGAACCTGCGCGAACTGACCACCCGCACACACGTCCTGGACAGGCTTCCCGAACACGTCGCGGACTGGGCCCTGGAAGCCTGACCCGCAGCCCGCGAGCCACCGGCGTCACTCACTCCGGCTGACCCGCTCGGCGACCCGTGGATCACTGCGCACGGGCTCCGGCAGCACACAGCCGTGCAAACCTCGGGCTGCAAGAACCTGTTCAACCGTCAACCCCCGCGCGTCGGACAAGTCCGCCCCCGCCAGATCGGCATCCGCCAGATCCGCACCGTCGAGCTGCGCCCGACACAGAACGGCACCATTGAGCGTCACCCCTTGAAGATGAGCCCCCCGCAGGTCAGCCCCCGGCAGCCGGGCCTTCGCGAGATGACGCCCTGCGAGATCGACCGGCGGCCAGGAACCTCCCCGGCGCCGTGAACCAGGTGCGGTGAGCGCCCGCAGCGCCTCCTGAACCAACTCGCCGGGTTTCTCCGGAAGCCGCACGGACGCCAGACCACCCGGCGTACCGGCAGGCTGTGTGCGGTCTCGAACCAACGCATTCAGCACCCGCGCGGCATGCCTCCCTTGGTCAGGAGCATCCTGGACGATCTGTTCCAGCGCCAGAACACCCCCGATGCGCACATACGACTCAGCCGACCCCAGCCGCTCCAGCGCCTTCGTGAAACGGTCCGTCACCTGCCCGCGACGGCTCAGCCGGTAGGACCGGGCGGTATAGATCAGGGCGACGCCGGCACCGACGGCCGCAACGACCTGCACCACGGCCAGCCGGACCTGTCCCACTGCCGCCGACCGGGCCGCGCCGTCCATCGACGACCAGTCCTGCCCGGCCAGCCAGCGCGCCAAGCGCCGGCTCAGCGGAGTGAACATCACGACCAGCACTCCAGCCAGCCCGGCCACGCCCAGCACAGCCGTCACGGCTGGCCACACCTTCTTCAACCTCATGACCCGGCTTCTATCGCGTCCACCGCACCGAGGGCGACCCGCTCCCGCCCGCACACCAGTCCCCAGGGCGCAGGAAGTGCCTTCGCCTCCGCATGCCGCCGGCCGTCCTGGACGTGTGCGCATGCGGGAGGATCCGC contains:
- a CDS encoding TatD family hydrolase → MSRLPEGLPPLDCHAHIAPDVTPAQIDALNGAVVFAVTRTPAEAHRAGRRADARLVWGSGVHPGVPEALDAFDLEQFRATLRHSCLIGEVGLDRRGNLERQRTVLAQILNAARDQPVLLSLHSTGRTGPLLDLLTDQPHPGMILHWFLGGPTERQRAIDLGAYFSVNAAMPDDILTSLPLACLLPETDFPASRRTTGAARPGHIDRLEQRLAQLHGVTPEHLRRRFWQNLRELTTRTHVLDRLPEHVADWALEA
- a CDS encoding pentapeptide repeat-containing protein, whose amino-acid sequence is MRLKKVWPAVTAVLGVAGLAGVLVVMFTPLSRRLARWLAGQDWSSMDGAARSAAVGQVRLAVVQVVAAVGAGVALIYTARSYRLSRRGQVTDRFTKALERLGSAESYVRIGGVLALEQIVQDAPDQGRHAARVLNALVRDRTQPAGTPGGLASVRLPEKPGELVQEALRALTAPGSRRRGGSWPPVDLAGRHLAKARLPGADLRGAHLQGVTLNGAVLCRAQLDGADLADADLAGADLSDARGLTVEQVLAARGLHGCVLPEPVRSDPRVAERVSRSE